The sequence below is a genomic window from Lujinxingia litoralis.
GTCTCGATTCTGGAGCTGACCGCGCAACACGCGGATCGCATCCAGATGGCGATTGTGGTTAAGGGGCTGAACATCGAGGGTCCGCGCGCCCAGATCGATTACGAGTACGACTTCGCCTACCAGTACGCTCTGGGTGGGCAAGACGCCTGGGACGCCGGCGTCGACGTGAACCGTATGAATCTGGCGCTTGAGGGGGACCGCTGGCGTATCGTTGGTGGCCTCTAAGCTCCTCTTATGCCGGAGATGGCCTTCTCGGGGATCACGGAGGTGAGACGATGAATCGCCCACAGCGCCTGCTGGCGGCCCTGGCGGTGGGAGGGCTTGCGCTTTCCATCCTGACGCTCACGGTTCCGGAAGCTCGAGCCCAGCTCTCTATCGGCCCGGAATCCCCGTCAGTGCAGAAGCGCTCGGCGCGTCTGGCCTTTGATGAGGGACGCCTGGCGGAGGCCAGGGTCCTGGCGCGCTCCCACGACGATGCCGACTCCCTGCTGGTGCGAGCGCGTTTTGCGCGCTGGGAGGGAGACGATGCGGGCGCGCGGACCATGGCCGCCCGGGCGTTTGAACGCGCTCCGGATGAGCCAGCCCGCGCCCGGGCGGGCGCGGCGCTGGCGAATTTGCAGTGGTTTGCCGGCGACTGGGACGATGCCGAAGCGTTGCTGCGCTCGCTCCTGGCCGAGCAGCCGCAGAGCATGGAGGTTCGCTTTGCGCTGGGGCGCATGCTCTGGGATCGGGGCGCCCGTCCGGAGGCGCGTCAAGTGCTGGAGGCGATGGCCGCCCGCTACAATGACGGGCTCATCGAAGATCCCGCCGATCTGGTATACGTGGCGCGCGCGATGCGCCTTATTGGGCGTCTACGCGACGCCAACCGGGCCCTGGGGCGGGCCGCGCGCCAGGCCCCCGAGCGTCCCGATGTGCACCTGGCCTTCGCCGAGTTGATGCTCGCCGGCTATAACAACGCCGAGGCGGAAGATTCGCTGGAGCGCGTTTTGGAACTCGCTCCTCAGCACCCCGACGCCCACCGGCTCATGGCGAAGATCGCATTTTTTGTCGGGGGCGACATCCCCGGCGCCGAAGCCTCGCTCCAGAGCGGGCGGGAGCTTGCGCCGCACCATCCGGAGTTGATCCTGCTTGAGGCCGAGCTGGCGCTGACCCTGGGGCAGTGGGCGCAGACCCGGGACCTGGTCTCACAGCTGCTCACACGCGCTCCGCGCCATGCAGAGGCGCTCGGTCTGCTCGCCGCATCCGCCTATCTAGCCGGCGACGAGAATGCCTTTGCGGAGGCCAGGAAGGCCTACGAAGGCCCCCGCGCGGAGCTTCCCGACCTCGATGTGCAGGTGGCCCAGGGGGCAGCCCAGAACAATCGTCACGACGAAGCGGTTGCGTTCTTCGAGCAGGCGCTGGCGCGCGATGCCGAGCACCCCGCGGCGCTGGCCGGACTCGGGTTGGCGTTGACCCGTACCGGCGATGAGGCGCGCGCCCTGACTGTACTCCGGGAGGCCGCGCGTCAGGATCCCTTCCACGTGCGGGTTCATAATATGGTGCAGCTCTACGAGAGCGGGCTGCGCGACTATGTAACCGAAACGCTTGATGGTGGCCTGCGCCTGCGGGCGCACCTCGATCAGCATCGTCCCCTGAGTGCGGCGAGCCTGCCAGTGGTGGAGGAGGCGCACGCGTTGTTTTCGCAGCGTTATGGAGTGCAGATCGAACCCCTGATGCTGGAGATTTATCCAGAACCTCAGACCTTTTCGGTGCGTTCGGTGGGCGTGCCCCAGATCGATCCCCATGGCATCTGCTTTGGCGATACGGTGCTGATGCGCAGCCCGAGCGATGCCAACTTCAACTGGGAGCTGGTCCTGTGGCACGAGATCGCGCACGCCTACCATATTCGTGTTTCCCAAGGGCGCGTGCCGCGCTGGTTCACCGAGGGGCTGGCCGAGTATGAGACCGCGGAGCGCGATCCGGCCTACCGGCGCTTTCATGACGATGAGATCGCACGTCGCCTCCAGCATGGTGGGGTTCCCGCGCTCAGCGAGCTCGGTGATGCCTTTTTGACCGGCCGAGGGGGCGATGTGGTCGTGACCTACCAGCTGGCCAGCCTGGCCGTGGAGTACATCGTCGAGATCGGGGGGCGAGAGGCGATCGACGAGATATTGCGCGCGTTTGCACAGACCCCGCTCTTTGAAGAGGTCGCGCCCCGGGTGTTAGACATGTCCGGCGCCGCGCTCGATCAGGACTTCGACAGGTGGTTGCGCCGGCGCTTTAGCGCGTTGCTGGCCCAGCCCGTGGTTGACTGGGGGCGCCTGGGCACGCTGGCCAGGGGAGGGGACCTGACAGAGTTGAGTGCGGCCGAGGAAGATGCGTATCACGCGCTGCTGGCCGCCATGCAGGGGCGCGCCGATCAGGCGCAGGTGCTTATTCGCGCCGCCCGTCGCCAGGCCGAGGCTTCCGGGGATGCGGGGGAGCGGGCGCGGGTCGAAGCGATTCTGGCGCACGCGCTGGCCGGACTGGAACTCGACGAAGAGGCGCTCCAGGCCGGATGGCGGGCGCTGGATCAGGGGTTAGAAAGCGCCGAGCTCCGGATGGCCCTGGCGCGCAGCGCTGCTCAACGCGAGGCGCTGGTGGAGGCCGCGGTCCACGCGGAGGCCGCCACCTCGCTCAATCCCTATAGCGCGGCGGCCTGGGCGCTGCTTGAGGAGCGGGCCGGGGCGCTGGACGACGCCGCCACGGTCAGGCTGGCGCGCCGGGCGCGCTTTGAGCTCGACCCCCACGATCCGAAGCTCGCTCAGGTGATTGCCGAGACCGCCGACGGAGAGCTCCAGCTGCGGGCCGCTCGACGCCGGGTGGCGATCGAAGCGCTCAGCGCCGACGCTCACCTGGCGCTGGCCCGACTGCTGGCCGAGCGCGGCAAGCCCGAGCTGGCGCGCCGCGCTTACGAGAGCGCGGCTTTAAGCGATCCGGCCCGCGCGTCTACTATTGATCAAGAATCGCAGCGGCGATTGACCCGGGGCATGTCGCCGCGATAAGCGTCCTCCGATCCGCTGCGCGGATAGCCTCTTCCTGGTCGCTTCCTTTGCCCTCGCCCCGAAGGTCTGTGTGCTCATGCCCGATCCTCTCTCCGCCGACGCGCTCGATACCCTCGAAGACGTTCAGCTCGCTGAGCGCGCGGTCGATGGCGACTTTGCGGCCTTTGAGAAGATCGTGGAGCGCCATCGCGACAAGGTCTACCGTCTGGCGTTCAGTCTCACCAAGAGCGAGGCCGACGCCCAGGACGTGGTCCAGGAAGCGTTTATCAATATCTATCGCAAGCTCGATACCTTTGCCGGCGACGCTCAGCTCTCCAGCTGGATGTACCGCATCGTGGTCAACGCCGCGCTGATGCGGCTGCGCAAGGCGCGCCGGCGCAACGAGGTCAGCGTGGAGGAGGTTCACGACGGTGCTCGCCTGGAGCGCTCGGCTCCCGGGGAGCCGGCGGGCTGGCGAGTGCGCGGCGATGAGGCGGTCGAAAACCGGGAGCTCCGCGACCAGATCCTGGCGGCCATCGATCAGCTTGATCCGAAGTATCAGGCGGTGTTTTTGCTCCGCGAGATCGAGGGGTTAAGCCTCGACCAAATCGCCTCGGTGCTGGAGCTGAGCACCGGCGCGGTCAAGACCCGCCTGCACCGGGCGCGCCTCTTTCTGCAGGCTGCGCTGGAGCCCTATCTCGGGCGAGAGGAAGATATCTCGAACTAAGCGCGGGGCTCCGGATGGGCGACCTCGGTGGTTTGTAGGCATGAAAAAAGCCCCGCGCTGACAAGCGCGGGGCTTTTTTCATGCCCGGAAGAGGGGCGGGCTACACATCAGCCGATCTTGTCTTTGAGCTTGTTGAAGAACCCGCCCTTCTTGACCGGGATGCCCTGGGCCTCGGCGTAGCCCTCCAGGAGCTCGCGCTCCTTAGAGGATACTTTGGAGGGGATCTCCACGGCGAAATGGACCACCAGGTTGCCGCGGCCCGAGCCCTGCACGCGCGCCAGGCCCTGGTTCTTGAGTACCAGGGTGTCGCCGTACTGAGTGCCGGCCTTCACCGTGATGGTTTCGTTATTCTCCAGGGTCGGGATCTCGATCTCGGCGCCCAGGATCGCCTGCACAAAGCTGATCGGCTGGCGAAGATGGAGGTGCTCGTTATCGCGTTCAAAGACCTCGCTGGGCTCCACGTGAATAAATACGTAGAGATCTCCCGGGGGGCCGCCGCGGCTGCCGGCTTCGCCCTCACCGCTGAGGCGCAGGCGCATCCCGGTGTCGACGCCGGCCGGGATGGTGACGCTGACCTCCCGGGTGGAGCGTTGCTTGCCCGAGCCGCGGCAGTCGCCGCAGGGATCTTCAATGCGCTTGCCGCTGCCCTGGCAGTGCGGGCAGGTCGAGGTCAGCGTGAAGAAGCCCTGGCTGTGATTGATCTGCCCGCGGCCCTGACAGGTGGAGCAGGTCACCGGCTCGGTGCCCGGGCGCGCGCCGCTTCCGGAGCAGGTCTCACAGTCGACGTGACGGACCACCGAGATGGTCTTGCTGGTCCCGAAGGCCGCCTCTTTAAAAGAGAGCTTGAGGTCTTCGCGAAGATCGGATCCGCGCTGTGGGCCGCCTCGAGAGCGGCGGCCGCCGCCACCAAAGCCGAACATATCCCCGAAAATATCTCCGAACTGCGAGAAGATATCGTCCATCGAATGGAAGCCCGCGCCGGGACCGGCGGCGCCGCGCACGCCCTCATGACCGAAGCGATCGTAGCGGGCTCGTTTCTGCGCGTCGCTTAGCACCTCGTAGGCCTCGGCGGCCTCTTTGAAGCGCGCCTCGGCCTCGGCATCGTCCGGGTTGCGGTCGGGGTGATTCTGCATCGCCAGGCGGCGGTAGGCCTTTTTGAGCTCTTTGTCGTCAACGTCTCGGGAGACGCCAAGAACCTCGTAGTAGTCGCGCTTACTCATGGGGGGCTCGGGGTAGGATGAAGCTCAACGGATGATGTTGATAGGGCTCAGGTCGTCCGGGCGTTCCGGACACCGGCGCCGAAAAGACGCTCTGAAGATGACCCGAAGGGGGGCAGAACCTCGCAACGGGGGGCCTGCCTTGTCAAGCCGCCAGCTCGCCAGGGTAAAGCGGGGCGGAAGGCCCGTTCACGGCCAAATTAGGGGCGCAGGCGCCTGCGGCAAGCTCAGAAGGGCTTTTAGTCCGGTTAACATCTTACAATCACAATGGAATCGCGGCGTCAGCTAAACCACGGATGAGAGGCCCGGGCTATTCCCCCGGTCCGGGGCGTCTGTGAACCCGGCGGTCCGGACTCGCCAGCACAGGAGTCTGGATCGGGTCTACAACAGGCCGGGAGCGCTCGGGAGGGCTCGTTTCGATGCCTACATGGGGCTGC
It includes:
- a CDS encoding tetratricopeptide repeat protein translates to MNRPQRLLAALAVGGLALSILTLTVPEARAQLSIGPESPSVQKRSARLAFDEGRLAEARVLARSHDDADSLLVRARFARWEGDDAGARTMAARAFERAPDEPARARAGAALANLQWFAGDWDDAEALLRSLLAEQPQSMEVRFALGRMLWDRGARPEARQVLEAMAARYNDGLIEDPADLVYVARAMRLIGRLRDANRALGRAARQAPERPDVHLAFAELMLAGYNNAEAEDSLERVLELAPQHPDAHRLMAKIAFFVGGDIPGAEASLQSGRELAPHHPELILLEAELALTLGQWAQTRDLVSQLLTRAPRHAEALGLLAASAYLAGDENAFAEARKAYEGPRAELPDLDVQVAQGAAQNNRHDEAVAFFEQALARDAEHPAALAGLGLALTRTGDEARALTVLREAARQDPFHVRVHNMVQLYESGLRDYVTETLDGGLRLRAHLDQHRPLSAASLPVVEEAHALFSQRYGVQIEPLMLEIYPEPQTFSVRSVGVPQIDPHGICFGDTVLMRSPSDANFNWELVLWHEIAHAYHIRVSQGRVPRWFTEGLAEYETAERDPAYRRFHDDEIARRLQHGGVPALSELGDAFLTGRGGDVVVTYQLASLAVEYIVEIGGREAIDEILRAFAQTPLFEEVAPRVLDMSGAALDQDFDRWLRRRFSALLAQPVVDWGRLGTLARGGDLTELSAAEEDAYHALLAAMQGRADQAQVLIRAARRQAEASGDAGERARVEAILAHALAGLELDEEALQAGWRALDQGLESAELRMALARSAAQREALVEAAVHAEAATSLNPYSAAAWALLEERAGALDDAATVRLARRARFELDPHDPKLAQVIAETADGELQLRAARRRVAIEALSADAHLALARLLAERGKPELARRAYESAALSDPARASTIDQESQRRLTRGMSPR
- the dnaJ gene encoding molecular chaperone DnaJ, encoding MSKRDYYEVLGVSRDVDDKELKKAYRRLAMQNHPDRNPDDAEAEARFKEAAEAYEVLSDAQKRARYDRFGHEGVRGAAGPGAGFHSMDDIFSQFGDIFGDMFGFGGGGRRSRGGPQRGSDLREDLKLSFKEAAFGTSKTISVVRHVDCETCSGSGARPGTEPVTCSTCQGRGQINHSQGFFTLTSTCPHCQGSGKRIEDPCGDCRGSGKQRSTREVSVTIPAGVDTGMRLRLSGEGEAGSRGGPPGDLYVFIHVEPSEVFERDNEHLHLRQPISFVQAILGAEIEIPTLENNETITVKAGTQYGDTLVLKNQGLARVQGSGRGNLVVHFAVEIPSKVSSKERELLEGYAEAQGIPVKKGGFFNKLKDKIG
- a CDS encoding RNA polymerase sigma factor, with protein sequence MPDPLSADALDTLEDVQLAERAVDGDFAAFEKIVERHRDKVYRLAFSLTKSEADAQDVVQEAFINIYRKLDTFAGDAQLSSWMYRIVVNAALMRLRKARRRNEVSVEEVHDGARLERSAPGEPAGWRVRGDEAVENRELRDQILAAIDQLDPKYQAVFLLREIEGLSLDQIASVLELSTGAVKTRLHRARLFLQAALEPYLGREEDISN